Within Sandaracinaceae bacterium, the genomic segment CGCTTCACCCTCGACGCGATGCCCGGCAAGCAGATGTCCATCGACGCCGACCTCGCGTCGGGCGCGATGACCCAGGACGCCGCGCGCGCCCGTCGCAAAGAGGTCGAGCAGGAGAGCGACTTCTTCGGCTCCATGGACGGCGCGAGCAAGTTCGTCCGCGGCGACGCCATCGCCGGCCTGCTGATGACCGGCATCAACATCGTCGTCGGCTTCATCGTCGGCGTGATGCAGAACGACCTGAGCGCGGTGGACGCCGCGTCGACCTACACCATCCTCACCGTCGGCGACGGGCTGGCCTCGCAGATCCCCGCGCTGCTCGTCTCGACCGCGGCCGGCGTGGTCGTCACCCGCGCCTCCACCGGCGTCGCGCTCTCGCCCACCCTGGTCAAGCAGCTCGGCGGCTCGCAGAAGGCCCTCTACGGCTCAGCCGCGGTGCTCGGCGGCGTGGGGCTCTTGCCCGGCATGCCGGTCCTGCCCTTCCTCGCGCTCGCGGGCGCGATGGCGTGGGCGGGGCGGAGCGCGGGCCAGGCGGCGGAGGCCATCGAGACCGCGCCCGAGGGCGGCGAGGACGCGGCGAGCGGCGCGCCGACCGAGCGCGACAAGCTCGAGCAGGCGCTGCCGGTCGAGCTGCTCGAGCTCGAGGTGGGCTACGACCTCGTCGGCCTCGTGGACAGCGCGCAGGGCGGGGAGCTGGTCGAGCGCATCGGCGCCATCCGGCGAAACCTCGCGAGCGAGCTCGGCGTGATCGTCCCGAGCGTGCACATCCGCGACAACCTCCGCCTCGCGGGCGGCGCCTACCGCCTGCTCCTGAGCGGCAACGAGGTCGGCGGCGGCGAGATCAAGCAAGGCCGCCTGCTCGCGATGGACCCGACCGGGAGCCTGCCGAAGATCGAAGGGGAGGAGACGCGCGAGCCCGCGTTCGGGCTGCCCGCCCTCTGGGTCCGCAAGGCCCACCGCGAGAAGGCCGAGTCGCTCGGCTACACCGTCGTCGACCCGCCCACGGTGGTCGCCACGCATCTGACCGAGCTCTTCCGCAGCGTCGCGCCGGATCTCCTGGGCCGCAGCGAGACGCAGGAGCTCCTGGACCTCTTCGCGCGCCGCGAGCCGCGCCTCGTCGACGACCTCGTGCCGAACGTGCTGACCCTCAGCGACGTCAGCAACGTGCTCAAGCGCCTACTGGCCGAGAGCGTCTCGGTCCGCGATCTGCGCACCATCCTCGAGGCGCTGGCCGACCACGGCCGCCACGTGAAGGACCCCGCGCAGCTCACCGAGCTCTGCCGCGAGCGGCTCGCGCGCCACATCACCGGCCGCTTCCGCGACGCCCAGGGCCGCGTCTCCGCGCTCATCCTCGACCCGAACGCCGAGCAGGCCTTCCGGGACGGCGGGCCGAACGCGACGGCGGCGCAGCGCATCCTCTCTTCCCTCGACGGCGCCTCGCGCGCCTTCGCCGGCGTGACCACGCCGCCGGCCGTGATCTGCGCGCCCGACGTGCGGCGCGTGGTCCAGGAATTCCTCGCCCGCCGCGTCCCGGGTCTGAGCGTGCTGTCGTATCGAGAGATCGACGGCTCCGCGACGATCCGCAGCCTCGGCGTGGTGAGCGGTTGAACGGAGACCTTCGATGCCCGAGCACACCTACACCGCCCAAAGCCTCGACCGCGCGCTCTCCCGGGTGAAGCGCGAGCTCGGCGCGGACGCGGTGATCCTCTCCTCGCGTCAGCTCGCGGGCGGCGGCGCCTTCGAGGTCCGCGCCCTGGCGGCCGAGGACGCGACCGACTTCCAGCAGCCGGTCCCCGCGAGCAAGAACGCCTCGCTCCTCGAGCGGCTCCTGATCCGGAACGGCCTCGACCCGCAGATCGCGCGGCTCTTCGCGGTCAGCGCGCCGGGCCAGCCCCGCACGCTGCGCGAGGCCACCGAGGGCCTCGCCCGCTCGCTCGCCGACCACGTGGCCTTCGCCGCGCCGGATCTCGACGCGCCGCGCAAGCACCTCGCCCTGGTCGGGCCCACGGGCGTCGGAAAGACGACGACCCTCGCCAAGATCGCGGCGGAGGCGGCCCTCATCCGCCAGCGCGCGGTCGGCATCATCTCGCTCGACGGCTACCGCATCGGCGCGGTGCAGCAGGTCGAGCAGTACGCGGACCTCATCGGCGTGCCGCTCGAGGTCGCGAGCGATGTGTCGAGCTTCCGACGGGCCCTGCGTCGGCTCGCTGACGCTGAGGTGGTGTTGATCGACACCGCGGGCCGCGCGCCCCGGGACAAGGCCGCCCTCGGGGAGTTGGCCGAGATCCTGCACAGCAGTGATGTCGAAGTGGAAGTGAGCCTCTGCATGAACGCCGCGAGCCGAACGATGGAGCTGGAAGACGCCGTCGAGCGTCACGCCGTGCTCCTCCCGAAGACGCTCACGATCACGAAGCTGGACGAGGCGCTGCAGTACGACGCGATCGTCTCCGCCCACATCACGAGCGGCCTTCCGCTCGCCTGGTTCACCACCGGTCAGCGCGTCCCCGAGGACGTCGAGATGGCCACCCCCGAGAAGCTGGCCGCCGCTCTCTGCGGCGAGGAGGTCTAGAGATGATTCGCGAGAACGATCAAGCAGCGGGTCTGCGCGGGAGCAAGGCACCGCCGCGCGTGGTCAAGCTGCGCCCCGGCGGCCAGGGGACCCACGTCATCGCCGTCACGAGCGGCAAGGGCGGCGTCGGCAAGACGCAGGTCTCCGCCAACCTCGCGGTGGAGCTCGCCCGGAACGGCAAGCGCGTCCTCGTGCTCGACGCCGACCTCGGCCTCGCCAGCATGGACCTCGCCTTCGGCGTGAGCCCGCAGTACAACTTGCTGAGCGTGCTGACCGCGGAGCGCACCATCGACGAGATCCTCGTCGAGGGCCCCGAGGGTGTGCACCTCATCCCCGCCTGCCCCGGCCGCTACGACGTGGCCAACCTCGACGCCCGCCAGCGCGCCGCGCTCTGGGACCTCGTCGAGCAGGTGGCGCAGGACTTCGACGTCCTCATCATCGACACCGGGGCCGGCATCGGCAGCAACGCGGTCGGCTTCGCGAGCTACGCGGACGACGTCCTGCTCGTGACCACGCCCGACCCGACCTCGCTGCGCGACGCGTACGCGATGGCCAAGGTCCTCCACCGCCGCGCCGGCGTCGACCGCATCCACGTCGTCGCCAACCAGGTCAACAGCGAGCGCGAGGGCGCGGAGATTCACTCCCGCATGGACGGCATCGTGCGCCGCTTCCTCATGCTCGAGCTCGGCTACCTCGGCGCCATCCCGCGCGACGACTCCGTGCGCGAGGGCGTCGCCACCGGCCAGCCCTTCGTGCTCCGCTCGCCCACCTCCCTCGCGGCCCGCGCGGTCGGCAACCTCGTTCGGCGCCTCAAGGTGCTCGAGGCGACGGAGGCCCACCCGTGCTGAACGCGGCGCTCACGGCGGAGCTCGGCGGCCCTTCGCGAGAGGAGCTGATCCAGATCGGCGTCCCGATCGTGCGGCGCGTCGCCTTCCGCATGGCCCGGCGCCTGCCGCCGAGCGTCGACGTGGGCGACCTGATCGGCGCGGGCAACGAGGGCCTGGTCAAGGCGGCCGAGAGCTACGACGCGGAGAAGTACCCGCGCTTCGAGCCCTACGCCGAGCGCCGCATCCGCGGGGCCATCCTCGACGAGCTCCGCAGCTGGGACCCCATCACGCGACACGGCCGCAAGCGCATGGTCGAGGTCAGCAAGACGATTCGCAAGCTCCAGTCGCAGCTCGGCCGCGCGCCGGAGGAGGACGAGATCGCGAAGGCGCTCGGCGTCCCGCTCTCCGAGTACCAGCGGATCAGCATGGAGCTCGCGCGCGGACCGGCGCTCGGGCGGGTGGGCGCGGTCGACCCCGACCACGTCGACTCCGGCTTCGACGACCCGGCCTCCCTCTACGGCGAGGCGGAGCTCAAGCAGCGGCTCGCGGGGGCCATCACGAAGCTCCCCGAGCGCACCCAGACCGTGCTCGCCCTCTACTACCAGGAGGAGTGCACGCAGTCGGAGATCGGCGAGATCCTCGGCGTCACCGAGAGCCGCGTCTGCCAGATCCTCGGCGACGCCGCCGCGCGCCTCCGCGCCATCCTCGCCCGCGAAGAGCAGGTCCGCCGACCCCTTCGGCAGCACTGAACCTCGAGACTGACCTCAGGAAGCACACCCATCATGTCGGACGGAATCTACAGCGCCTTGAGCGGAGCGATCGCGCAACAGCGATCTCTCGACGTCACCGCGAACAACGTGGCGAACGTCGGCACCGTCGGGTACCGCGCCGACGCGCTGGCCTTCCGCGAGGCCGTCAGCCGTGAGCAGGGCGGGCCGACCCCCGACAGCCTCCGCTACGTCACCATCAGCCAGCTCTCCACCGACGAGCGCGACGGCCCCCTCAACCAGACCGGCAACCCGCTCGACGTGGCGCTGCAGGGCGAAGGCCTCCTCGCCGTCGAGACCGACGAGGGCGTGCGCTACACCCGCGCCGGCAGCTTCCGCATGGACGCCGAGGGTGTGCTCCGGACCCCGAGCGGCCACGCGCTCCTCGCGGCCGAGCCGTCCGACCCGAGCCAGCCCGAGCTGCGCGTCCCGCCCACCGCCGCCTCCATCCAGATCGGCGTCGACGGCACCCTG encodes:
- the flhA gene encoding flagellar biosynthesis protein FlhA; this translates as MSAATSAKSAGMFPARFATVVPVLLVGIVLLMVVPLPALMLDFMLASSIALSVALLLIAINLEKPLDLSSFPTILLFGTLLRLALNVASTRLILLEGASGTDAAGEVIRSFGEFIVGGNYLVGGTVFVLLVIINFVVITKGAGRVAEVSARFTLDAMPGKQMSIDADLASGAMTQDAARARRKEVEQESDFFGSMDGASKFVRGDAIAGLLMTGINIVVGFIVGVMQNDLSAVDAASTYTILTVGDGLASQIPALLVSTAAGVVVTRASTGVALSPTLVKQLGGSQKALYGSAAVLGGVGLLPGMPVLPFLALAGAMAWAGRSAGQAAEAIETAPEGGEDAASGAPTERDKLEQALPVELLELEVGYDLVGLVDSAQGGELVERIGAIRRNLASELGVIVPSVHIRDNLRLAGGAYRLLLSGNEVGGGEIKQGRLLAMDPTGSLPKIEGEETREPAFGLPALWVRKAHREKAESLGYTVVDPPTVVATHLTELFRSVAPDLLGRSETQELLDLFARREPRLVDDLVPNVLTLSDVSNVLKRLLAESVSVRDLRTILEALADHGRHVKDPAQLTELCRERLARHITGRFRDAQGRVSALILDPNAEQAFRDGGPNATAAQRILSSLDGASRAFAGVTTPPAVICAPDVRRVVQEFLARRVPGLSVLSYREIDGSATIRSLGVVSG
- a CDS encoding MinD/ParA family protein — its product is MIRENDQAAGLRGSKAPPRVVKLRPGGQGTHVIAVTSGKGGVGKTQVSANLAVELARNGKRVLVLDADLGLASMDLAFGVSPQYNLLSVLTAERTIDEILVEGPEGVHLIPACPGRYDVANLDARQRAALWDLVEQVAQDFDVLIIDTGAGIGSNAVGFASYADDVLLVTTPDPTSLRDAYAMAKVLHRRAGVDRIHVVANQVNSEREGAEIHSRMDGIVRRFLMLELGYLGAIPRDDSVREGVATGQPFVLRSPTSLAARAVGNLVRRLKVLEATEAHPC
- the fliA gene encoding RNA polymerase sigma factor FliA; this encodes MLNAALTAELGGPSREELIQIGVPIVRRVAFRMARRLPPSVDVGDLIGAGNEGLVKAAESYDAEKYPRFEPYAERRIRGAILDELRSWDPITRHGRKRMVEVSKTIRKLQSQLGRAPEEDEIAKALGVPLSEYQRISMELARGPALGRVGAVDPDHVDSGFDDPASLYGEAELKQRLAGAITKLPERTQTVLALYYQEECTQSEIGEILGVTESRVCQILGDAAARLRAILAREEQVRRPLRQH
- a CDS encoding flagellar hook basal-body protein, with amino-acid sequence MSDGIYSALSGAIAQQRSLDVTANNVANVGTVGYRADALAFREAVSREQGGPTPDSLRYVTISQLSTDERDGPLNQTGNPLDVALQGEGLLAVETDEGVRYTRAGSFRMDAEGVLRTPSGHALLAAEPSDPSQPELRVPPTAASIQIGVDGTLMADGEPVGRMRIERFASGGLEKQGVTLYAPTGRGAGQPAADTQVLQGYLEGANVSPIEGMNELITANRSFEAFQRVIQAFRQIDEKAAREVGRTG